The Streptococcus oralis Uo5 genome includes a window with the following:
- a CDS encoding phosphoribosylformylglycinamidine synthase, producing MNKRIFVEKKADFQVKSESLVRELQHNLGLSTLKSIRIVQVYDVFDLAEDLFAPAEKHIFSEQVTDHVLDESAVQADLANYAFFAIESLPGQFDQRAASSQEALLLLGSSSDVTVNTAQLYLVNKDIDATELEAVKNYLLNPVDSRFKDITTGIAKQEFSESDKTIPKLTFFESYTAEDFARYKAEQGMAMEVDDLLFIQDYFKSIGRVPTETELKVLDTYWSDHCRHTTFETELKQIDFSASKFQNQLQATYDKYIAMREELGRSEKPQTLMDMATIFGRYERANGRLNDMEVSDEINACSVEIEVDVNGVKEPWLLMFKNETHNHPTEIEPFGGAATCIGGAIRDPLSGRSYVYQAMRISGAGDITAPISETRAGKLPQQVISKTAAHGYSSYGNQIGLATTYVREYFHPGFVAKRMELGAVVGAAPKGNVVREKPEAGDVIILLGGKTGRDGVGGATGSSKVQTVESVETAGAEVQKGNAIEERKIQRLFRNGEVTRLIKKSNDFGAGGVCVAIGELADGLEIDLNKVPLKYQGLNGTEIAISESQERMAVVVRPEDVDAFVAECNKENIDAVVVATVTEKPNLVMHWNGETIVDLERRFLDTNGVRVVVDAKVVDKDVKLPEERKTSVETLEADTLAVLSDLNHASQKGLQTIFDCSVGRSTVNHPLGGRYQLTPTEASVQKLPVQHGVTHTASVMAQGFNPYVAEWSPYHGAAYAVIEATARLVAAGANWSKARFSYQEYFERMDKQAERFGQPVAALLGSIEAQIQLGLPSIGGKDSMSGTFEELTVPPTLVAFGVTTADSRKVLSPEFKTAGENIYYIPGQALSAEIDFDLIKSNFAHFEAIQADHKVTSASAVKYGGVLESLALATFGNHIGAEVTLPELETALTAQLGGFVFTSPEEIAGVEKIGQTKADFTLLVNGVKLDGQKLDSAFQGKLEEVYPTEFAQAKELEEVPAVASNAVIKAKETIEKPVVYIPVFPGTNSEYDSAKAFEKEGAEVNLVPFVTLNEEAIVKSVETMVDNIGKANILFFAGGFSAADEPDGSAKFIVNILLNEKVRAAIDSFIARGGLIIGICNGFQALVKSGLLPYGNFEDASSTSPTLFYNDANQHVAKMVETRIANTNSPWLAGVQVGDIHAIPVSHGEGKFVVTAEEFAELRDNGQIFSQYVDFDGKPSMDSKYNPNGSVNAIEGITSKNGQIIGKMGHSERYEDGLFQNIPGNKDQHLFVSAVRYFTGK from the coding sequence ATGAATAAACGTATTTTTGTTGAAAAAAAGGCTGATTTTCAAGTCAAGTCAGAGAGTTTGGTAAGGGAGCTCCAGCACAACTTGGGACTTTCAACTTTGAAAAGCATTCGCATCGTGCAAGTTTATGATGTCTTTGATTTGGCAGAGGACTTGTTTGCGCCTGCAGAGAAACATATCTTCTCTGAGCAGGTGACAGACCATGTCTTGGACGAATCGGCTGTGCAGGCTGATCTTGCCAACTATGCTTTCTTTGCCATTGAAAGTCTGCCAGGACAGTTTGACCAGCGTGCAGCTTCTTCACAAGAAGCCTTGCTTTTGCTTGGTAGCTCAAGTGATGTAACGGTTAATACTGCTCAACTTTACTTGGTTAATAAAGATATTGATGCGACTGAGTTGGAAGCGGTCAAGAACTACCTGCTCAATCCAGTGGATTCTCGTTTCAAGGACATCACGACAGGAATTGCCAAGCAGGAATTTTCAGAGTCAGACAAGACTATTCCTAAATTGACCTTCTTTGAAAGCTACACAGCAGAAGACTTTGCCCGCTACAAGGCTGAGCAAGGGATGGCTATGGAAGTGGATGATTTGCTCTTTATCCAAGACTATTTCAAGTCAATCGGGCGTGTGCCGACTGAGACTGAGCTCAAGGTTTTGGACACTTATTGGTCTGACCACTGCCGTCACACAACTTTTGAGACAGAGTTGAAACAGATTGATTTCTCAGCTTCTAAATTCCAAAATCAATTACAAGCGACTTATGACAAGTATATTGCCATGCGTGAGGAGTTAGGTCGTTCTGAAAAACCACAAACCTTGATGGATATGGCGACTATTTTCGGTCGTTATGAGCGTGCCAATGGGCGTTTGAATGACATGGAAGTGTCTGACGAGATTAATGCCTGCTCGGTTGAAATCGAGGTGGATGTGAATGGAGTAAAAGAGCCATGGCTTCTCATGTTTAAAAATGAAACCCACAATCACCCAACAGAAATCGAACCATTTGGTGGAGCGGCTACTTGTATCGGTGGAGCCATTCGTGATCCGTTGTCAGGACGTTCATACGTTTATCAAGCCATGCGTATCTCAGGTGCTGGAGACATTACAGCACCGATTTCGGAAACGCGTGCTGGTAAATTGCCACAACAAGTCATTTCGAAGACAGCGGCTCATGGTTATTCTTCGTATGGTAACCAGATTGGTCTGGCGACGACTTACGTTCGTGAATACTTCCACCCAGGTTTCGTTGCTAAGCGTATGGAGCTAGGTGCAGTTGTCGGTGCTGCTCCTAAGGGCAATGTAGTCCGTGAAAAACCTGAAGCGGGTGATGTGATTATCTTGCTAGGTGGTAAGACTGGGCGTGATGGTGTCGGTGGTGCAACGGGATCTTCTAAGGTTCAAACAGTTGAGTCTGTAGAGACTGCCGGTGCTGAAGTTCAAAAGGGGAATGCCATAGAGGAACGCAAGATTCAGCGCCTCTTCCGTAATGGTGAGGTTACCCGCCTCATCAAGAAGTCCAATGACTTTGGTGCTGGTGGTGTCTGTGTGGCTATCGGTGAATTGGCAGATGGTCTTGAAATTGACCTCAACAAGGTTCCTCTGAAATACCAAGGCTTGAACGGTACAGAAATTGCCATTTCTGAATCTCAAGAACGGATGGCAGTTGTGGTGCGTCCTGAAGACGTAGATGCCTTCGTTGCAGAATGTAATAAAGAAAATATTGACGCTGTTGTCGTAGCAACAGTGACTGAAAAACCAAATCTTGTCATGCACTGGAATGGTGAAACGATTGTTGACTTGGAACGTCGTTTCCTTGATACCAACGGTGTGCGCGTAGTCGTTGATGCCAAGGTGGTAGACAAGGATGTTAAACTTCCAGAAGAACGCAAGACAAGCGTTGAAACCCTTGAAGCAGATACCCTTGCGGTTCTATCTGATCTCAACCATGCGAGTCAAAAAGGATTGCAAACCATCTTTGACTGTTCGGTCGGTCGTTCAACGGTCAATCACCCACTTGGTGGTCGCTACCAACTCACACCAACTGAGGCATCTGTGCAGAAATTGCCAGTTCAACACGGTGTAACTCACACTGCATCAGTCATGGCTCAAGGTTTTAACCCTTATGTAGCAGAATGGTCTCCATACCACGGTGCTGCCTATGCAGTAATCGAAGCGACTGCTCGTTTGGTGGCTGCTGGTGCAAACTGGTCCAAGGCTCGCTTCTCTTATCAAGAGTATTTCGAACGCATGGATAAACAAGCAGAGCGTTTTGGTCAGCCAGTAGCCGCTCTTCTAGGCTCTATCGAAGCACAAATCCAGCTTGGCTTGCCATCTATCGGTGGTAAGGACTCTATGTCTGGTACTTTTGAAGAATTGACGGTACCACCAACCTTGGTTGCCTTTGGGGTAACGACAGCAGATAGCCGTAAGGTGCTCTCTCCTGAGTTCAAGACTGCTGGTGAAAACATCTACTACATCCCAGGTCAAGCCCTTTCCGCAGAGATTGATTTTGATCTTATCAAGTCTAACTTTGCTCACTTTGAAGCCATCCAAGCTGATCACAAAGTGACATCTGCATCAGCTGTCAAATATGGTGGTGTCCTTGAAAGCTTGGCTCTTGCTACTTTTGGGAATCATATCGGTGCAGAGGTAACCTTGCCTGAACTTGAAACAGCCTTGACAGCTCAATTAGGCGGATTTGTTTTCACATCTCCTGAAGAAATTGCTGGAGTAGAGAAGATTGGACAAACGAAAGCAGACTTTACACTCCTTGTCAACGGTGTGAAGTTAGATGGACAGAAACTTGACAGTGCCTTCCAAGGCAAACTGGAAGAAGTTTACCCTACTGAATTTGCACAAGCTAAAGAATTGGAAGAAGTGCCAGCTGTCGCTTCTAACGCAGTCATCAAAGCCAAGGAAACTATTGAAAAACCGGTGGTTTACATCCCAGTCTTCCCAGGAACCAACTCAGAATATGACTCAGCCAAAGCCTTCGAAAAAGAAGGTGCAGAGGTTAACTTGGTGCCATTCGTGACCTTGAATGAAGAAGCAATTGTCAAGTCAGTTGAAACTATGGTTGACAATATCGGCAAGGCAAACATTCTCTTCTTTGCAGGTGGATTCTCAGCTGCGGATGAGCCGGATGGATCAGCTAAGTTTATTGTCAATATCCTTCTTAATGAAAAAGTGCGTGCAGCCATTGATAGCTTTATCGCTCGTGGTGGCTTGATTATTGGTATCTGTAATGGATTCCAAGCTCTTGTCAAATCAGGTCTTCTTCCATATGGAAACTTTGAAGATGCAAGTAGCACTAGCCCAACCCTTTTCTACAACGATGCCAACCAACACGTGGCTAAGATGGTGGAAACTCGGATTGCCAATACCAACTCACCATGGTTGGCTGGAGTACAAGTGGGCGATATCCATGCCATTCCAGTATCGCACGGTGAAGGGAAATTTGTCGTGACGGCTGAGGAATTTGCAGAGCTCCGTGACAATGGACAAATTTTCAGCCAATACGTTGACTTTGACGGCAAACCAAGTATGGATTCTAAGTACAATCCGAATGGTTCTGTAAATGCCATCGAAGGAATTACCAGCAAGAATGGTCAAATCATCGGTAAGATGGGACACTCAGAACGTTATGAAGACGGTCTTTTCCAAAATATTCCAGGAAATAAAGACCAGCACTTGTTTGTGTCGGCTGTGCGTTATTTCACAGGGAAATAA
- the purM gene encoding phosphoribosylformylglycinamidine cyclo-ligase encodes MANKNAYAQSGVDVEAGYEVVERIKKHVARTERAGVMGALGGFGGMFDLSKTGVKEPVLISGTDGVGTKLMLAIKYDKHDTIGQDCVAMCVNDIIAAGAEPLYFLDYVATGKNEPAKLEQVVAGVAEGCVQAGAALIGGETAEMPGMYGEDDYDLAGFAVGVAEKSQIIDGSKVAEGDVLLGLASSGIHSNGYSLVRRVFADYTGEEVLPELEGKKLKEVLLEPTRIYVKAVLPLIKEELVNGIAHITGGGFIENVPRMFADDLAAEIEESKVPVLPIFKALEKYGEIKHEEMFEIFNMGVGLMLAVSPENVGRVKELLDEPVYEIGRIVKKENESVIIK; translated from the coding sequence ATGGCAAATAAAAATGCGTACGCCCAGTCGGGTGTAGATGTTGAAGCGGGTTATGAAGTTGTTGAGCGGATCAAAAAGCATGTGGCTCGCACGGAGCGTGCGGGTGTCATGGGAGCTCTGGGTGGTTTCGGTGGCATGTTTGACCTTTCAAAAACAGGTGTCAAAGAGCCGGTCTTGATCTCAGGGACTGATGGCGTCGGCACTAAGCTCATGTTGGCCATCAAGTATGATAAGCATGATACGATTGGGCAGGACTGTGTGGCCATGTGTGTCAACGATATTATCGCTGCAGGTGCGGAGCCCCTCTATTTCCTCGACTATGTGGCGACAGGGAAGAACGAACCAGCTAAACTAGAACAAGTGGTTGCTGGTGTTGCAGAAGGTTGTGTGCAGGCTGGTGCTGCCCTCATCGGTGGGGAAACGGCTGAAATGCCTGGTATGTATGGCGAAGATGACTATGACTTGGCTGGTTTTGCGGTCGGTGTGGCAGAAAAATCTCAAATCATTGACGGTTCAAAGGTAGCAGAAGGGGATGTTCTTCTCGGACTTGCTTCAAGTGGGATTCACTCAAATGGTTACTCACTCGTTCGTCGTGTCTTTGCCGACTACACAGGTGAGGAAGTCTTGCCAGAATTGGAAGGAAAGAAACTCAAAGAAGTTCTTCTTGAACCGACTCGTATCTATGTCAAGGCTGTCTTGCCTCTCATCAAGGAAGAGCTGGTCAACGGTATTGCCCACATCACAGGTGGTGGTTTTATCGAGAATGTCCCTCGTATGTTTGCAGATGACTTGGCTGCAGAGATTGAGGAAAGCAAGGTTCCAGTGCTTCCGATTTTCAAAGCACTTGAAAAATACGGTGAAATCAAGCATGAAGAAATGTTTGAAATCTTCAATATGGGTGTGGGACTCATGTTGGCAGTTAGCCCTGAAAATGTAGGTCGCGTCAAGGAATTGCTGGATGAACCAGTTTATGAAATTGGTCGCATCGTCAAGAAAGAAAACGAAAGTGTCATCATCAAATGA
- the comB gene encoding competence pheromone export protein ComB — protein MKPEFLESAEFYNRRYHNFSSRVILPMSLLLVFLLGFAVFAEKEISLSTRATVEPSRIIANIQSTSNQLIVANYLEENKLVKQGELLVQYQQGAEAVQVEAYASQLEMLKDQKKQLGYLQSSLKEGSDQFPEADKFGYQEMFRDYISQANGLRSNVSQQNANISSQNAAASQSQAEIGNLISQTEEKIRDYKTAKSAIEKGDQLDSQNPAYSFYQTYKNQGEEDPQAKSQVIAQVDAQIAQLESSLATYRVQYAGSGAQQAYATGLDSQLESLKSQHLVKVGQELTLLDQKILEAESGKKVQGGILDKGKITASEDGVLHLNPETSESTMVAEGTLLAQLYPSLEKEGKTKLTAYLSSKDVARVKIGDSVRYTTTNDAKNQIFLDSTITSIDATATKTEKGNFFKIEAETNLTSEQAATLRYGLEGRLQMITGKKSYLRYFWDQFLNKG, from the coding sequence ATGAAACCAGAATTTTTAGAAAGTGCGGAGTTTTATAATCGTCGTTACCATAATTTTTCCAGTCGGGTGATTTTACCTATGTCGCTTCTGCTCGTGTTTCTGTTAGGATTTGCAGTTTTTGCAGAGAAGGAGATTAGTTTGTCTACCAGAGCGACTGTTGAACCTAGTCGGATTATTGCTAATATCCAGTCGACTAGCAATCAACTCATCGTGGCCAATTATCTAGAAGAAAACAAACTAGTCAAGCAGGGGGAACTCCTCGTTCAGTACCAGCAAGGGGCGGAGGCTGTCCAGGTTGAGGCATATGCCAGTCAATTGGAGATGTTAAAGGATCAAAAAAAGCAGTTGGGGTATTTGCAATCTAGTTTGAAAGAGGGGAGTGATCAATTTCCAGAGGCGGATAAGTTTGGTTACCAGGAGATGTTTCGAGATTATATCAGCCAAGCGAATGGTCTAAGAAGTAATGTTTCTCAGCAAAATGCTAACATCTCCTCGCAGAATGCAGCAGCAAGTCAGAGTCAGGCTGAGATTGGCAATCTTATCAGCCAAACAGAGGAAAAAATCCGAGACTACAAAACAGCTAAATCAGCGATTGAAAAAGGAGATCAACTGGATAGTCAGAATCCAGCCTACTCTTTTTACCAAACCTATAAAAACCAAGGTGAAGAAGATCCGCAAGCTAAATCGCAAGTTATTGCGCAAGTGGATGCACAAATTGCCCAGCTAGAGTCTAGTTTAGCTACCTATCGTGTACAATATGCGGGTTCTGGAGCTCAACAAGCCTACGCAACGGGACTAGATAGTCAACTGGAATCACTCAAATCTCAGCACTTAGTTAAAGTCGGTCAGGAATTAACTCTTCTAGATCAGAAAATTTTGGAGGCGGAATCAGGTAAGAAGGTTCAAGGAGGTATCCTAGATAAAGGTAAGATTACAGCAAGTGAGGATGGGGTGCTTCACCTTAATCCTGAGACCAGTGAATCTACGATGGTTGCAGAAGGAACCTTGCTAGCCCAACTCTATCCATCCTTGGAAAAAGAAGGAAAAACCAAACTCACAGCCTATCTCAGTTCAAAAGATGTTGCTAGAGTCAAGATTGGGGACTCTGTCCGTTATACTACGACTAACGATGCCAAGAATCAAATTTTCCTGGATTCCACGATTACGAGTATTGATGCGACAGCTACAAAAACTGAAAAAGGGAATTTCTTTAAAATTGAGGCGGAGACTAATTTAACTTCGGAACAGGCTGCAACACTTCGTTATGGTTTAGAAGGTCGCCTGCAGATGATTACAGGAAAGAAAAGCTATCTCCGATATTTTTGGGATCAATTTTTAAATAAAGGGTAA
- the comA gene encoding peptide cleavage/export ABC transporter ComA, whose protein sequence is MKFGKRHYRPQVDQMDCGVASLAMVFGYYGSYYSLAHLRELAKTTMDGTTALGLVKVAEEIGFETRAIKADMTLFDLPDLTFPFVAHVLKEGKLLHYYVVTGQDKKHIHIADPDPGVKLTKISRERFAQEWTGVSLFMAPSPDYKPHKEKKQGLLSFLPILLKQRGLIINIVLATLLVTLINIVGSYYLQSIIDSYVPDQMRSTLGIISIGLVIVYILQQILSYAQEYLLLVLGQRLSIDVILSYIKHVFHLPMSFFATRRTGEIVSRFTDANSIIDALASTILSIFLDVSTILIISLVLFSQNMTLFFISLLALPIYTVIIFAFMKPFEKMNRDTMEANAVLSSSIIEDINGIETIKSLTSESSRYQKIDNEFVAYLKKSFTYSRAESQQKALKKVAQLLLNVAVLWMGAVLVMDGKMSLGQLITYNTLLVYFTNPLENIINLQTKLQTAQVANNRLNEVYLVASEFEEKKTVEDLSMMKGDMTFKQVHYKYGYGRDVLSDINLTIPQGSKMAFVGISGSGKTTLAKMMVNFYDPSQGEISLGGVNLNQIDKKALRQYINYLPQQPYVFNGTILENLLLGAKEGTTQEDILRAVELAEIREDIERMPLNYQTELTSDGAGISGGQRQRIALARALLTDAPVLILDEATSSLDILTEKRIVDNLMALDKTLIFIAHRLTIAERTEKVVILNQGKIVEEGTHADLLAQDGFYAHLVNS, encoded by the coding sequence ATGAAATTTGGGAAAAGGCACTATCGTCCCCAGGTGGATCAGATGGATTGTGGCGTTGCTTCCTTGGCTATGGTCTTTGGTTACTACGGTAGTTATTACTCCTTGGCTCACCTGCGAGAATTGGCCAAGACGACCATGGATGGGACGACTGCTTTGGGTCTTGTAAAGGTGGCAGAGGAGATTGGTTTTGAAACGCGGGCTATCAAGGCGGATATGACGCTCTTTGACCTGCCAGATTTGACCTTTCCGTTTGTGGCTCATGTGCTCAAGGAAGGGAAATTGCTCCACTATTATGTGGTGACAGGTCAGGATAAAAAGCACATTCATATCGCTGATCCAGATCCAGGTGTTAAGCTGACCAAGATTTCCCGTGAGCGATTTGCGCAAGAATGGACAGGGGTCAGTCTCTTTATGGCTCCGTCTCCAGACTATAAACCCCATAAGGAGAAAAAACAGGGGCTCCTATCCTTCTTGCCAATCTTACTCAAACAGCGGGGCTTGATTATCAATATTGTTTTGGCAACACTCTTGGTGACCCTGATCAATATCGTGGGCTCTTATTATCTGCAGTCTATCATTGATAGTTACGTACCAGACCAGATGCGTTCGACATTGGGTATCATCTCAATAGGACTAGTCATCGTCTATATCCTCCAGCAGATCTTGTCCTATGCGCAGGAATACCTCTTGCTTGTTCTGGGGCAACGGTTGTCAATTGACGTGATTTTGTCCTACATCAAGCATGTTTTTCACCTGCCGATGTCCTTTTTTGCGACACGTAGGACAGGAGAGATTGTCTCTCGTTTTACGGATGCCAATAGTATCATTGACGCGCTAGCGTCGACCATTCTTTCAATTTTCCTAGATGTGTCGACGATTTTGATTATCTCGCTTGTCCTGTTTTCACAAAATATGACACTCTTTTTCATTAGTCTGCTTGCGCTTCCCATCTATACAGTGATTATTTTTGCCTTTATGAAGCCTTTTGAAAAGATGAATCGGGACACTATGGAAGCCAATGCGGTTCTGTCTTCTTCTATCATCGAGGACATCAACGGTATTGAGACCATTAAATCTTTGACCAGTGAAAGTTCACGCTATCAAAAGATTGACAATGAATTTGTAGCTTATCTGAAAAAATCTTTTACCTATAGTCGGGCAGAAAGTCAGCAAAAGGCTCTGAAAAAAGTCGCCCAGCTCCTTCTCAATGTTGCCGTTCTCTGGATGGGAGCTGTTCTGGTCATGGATGGCAAGATGAGTTTGGGGCAATTGATTACCTATAATACTTTGCTTGTTTACTTTACCAATCCTTTGGAAAATATCATCAATCTGCAAACCAAACTTCAAACAGCGCAGGTTGCCAATAATCGTCTGAACGAGGTCTATCTGGTCGCTTCAGAGTTTGAGGAGAAGAAAACAGTTGAGGATTTGAGCATGATGAAGGGAGATATGACCTTTAAGCAGGTTCACTATAAGTATGGCTATGGTCGTGACGTCTTGTCGGATATCAATTTGACCATTCCGCAAGGGTCTAAGATGGCTTTCGTGGGAATTTCAGGTTCGGGTAAGACGACCTTGGCCAAGATGATGGTTAATTTCTACGACCCTAGTCAGGGAGAGATTAGTCTGGGTGGTGTCAATCTTAATCAGATTGATAAAAAGGCCCTGCGCCAGTACATCAACTACCTGCCTCAACAGCCCTATGTCTTTAACGGAACGATTTTGGAGAATCTTCTCCTTGGAGCCAAGGAGGGGACGACTCAGGAAGACATCTTACGAGCAGTTGAATTGGCAGAGATTCGGGAGGATATCGAGCGCATGCCACTGAATTATCAGACAGAATTGACTTCGGATGGGGCAGGAATTTCAGGTGGACAACGTCAGCGAATCGCTCTGGCGCGTGCTCTCTTAACAGATGCACCTGTTCTGATATTGGATGAGGCGACCAGCAGTTTGGATATTTTGACAGAGAAGCGGATTGTGGATAATCTTATGGCTTTAGACAAGACCTTGATTTTCATTGCCCACCGCTTGACCATCGCTGAGCGGACAGAAAAGGTTGTTATTTTGAATCAGGGCAAGATTGTCGAAGAAGGCACCCATGCAGACTTGCTCGCACAGGATGGCTTTTACGCCCATTTGGTGAATAGCTAG
- the purC gene encoding phosphoribosylaminoimidazolesuccinocarboxamide synthase, with translation MSKQLIYSGKAKDIYTTEDENLIISTYKDQATAFNGVKKEQIAGKGVLNNQISSFIFEKLNAAGVATHFVEKISDTEQLNKKVEIIPLEVVLRNYTAGSFSKRFGVEEGIAFETPIVEFYYKNDDLDDPFINDEHVKFLQIADDQQIAYLKEETRRINELLKAWFAEIGLKLIDFKLEFGFDKDGKIILADEFSPDNCRLWDADGNHMDKDVFRRGLGELTDVYEIVWEKLQGLK, from the coding sequence ATGTCAAAACAACTGATCTATTCGGGAAAAGCCAAGGATATCTATACAACTGAGGATGAAAATCTCATTATTTCAACTTACAAGGACCAGGCAACTGCCTTCAACGGTGTCAAGAAGGAGCAGATTGCAGGCAAGGGAGTGTTAAATAATCAGATTTCATCTTTTATTTTTGAGAAATTAAATGCGGCTGGTGTAGCGACTCACTTTGTGGAGAAAATTTCAGACACGGAACAGCTCAATAAAAAGGTTGAGATTATTCCTTTGGAAGTCGTGCTTCGCAACTACACGGCTGGTTCCTTTTCAAAACGTTTTGGCGTAGAAGAAGGTATCGCATTTGAGACTCCGATTGTCGAATTTTACTATAAAAATGATGATTTGGATGATCCCTTTATCAATGATGAGCATGTGAAATTCTTACAGATTGCGGATGACCAGCAGATTGCCTACTTGAAAGAAGAAACCCGTCGTATCAATGAACTCTTGAAAGCCTGGTTTGCTGAGATTGGCCTTAAATTGATTGACTTTAAGCTAGAGTTTGGTTTTGACAAGGATGGCAAGATTATCTTGGCAGACGAGTTTTCACCAGATAACTGCCGTTTGTGGGATGCAGATGGCAACCACATGGACAAGGATGTTTTCCGTAGGGGTCTCGGAGAATTAACAGACGTTTACGAGATTGTCTGGGAGAAATTGCAGGGTTTGAAATAA
- the purF gene encoding amidophosphoribosyltransferase, giving the protein MTYEVKSLNEECGVFGIWGHPDAAKLTYFGLHSLQHRGQEGAGILSNDQGQLKRHRDMGLLSEVFRNPANLDKLTGTSAIGHVRYATAGEASVDNIQPFLFRFHDMQFGLAHNGNLTNAESLKKELEQRGAIFSSTSDSEILAHLIRRSHNPNLMGKIKEALSLVKGGFAYILLFEDKLIAALDPNGFRPLSIGKMANGAVVVSSETCAFEVIGAEWIRDVKPGEIVIVDDNGIQYDSYTNDTQLAICSMEYIYFARPDSNIHGVNVHTARKRMGAQLAREFKHEADIVVGVPNSSLSAAMGFAEESGLPNEMGLIKNQYTQRTFIQPTQELREQGVRMKLSAVSGVVKGKRVVMVDDSIVRGTTSRRIVQLLKEAGASEVHVAIGSPALAYPCFYGIDIQTRQELIAANHTVEETRQIIGADSLTYLSIDGLIDSIGIETDAPNGGLCVAYFDGDYPTPLYDYEEDYRRSLDEKTSFYK; this is encoded by the coding sequence ATGACATACGAAGTAAAATCTCTTAATGAAGAATGTGGTGTTTTCGGTATCTGGGGACATCCAGATGCTGCTAAATTGACCTATTTTGGTCTCCACAGTCTTCAGCACCGTGGTCAGGAAGGGGCAGGAATCCTCTCCAATGATCAGGGGCAATTGAAGCGTCATCGTGACATGGGGCTTTTATCAGAAGTGTTCAGAAACCCAGCTAATTTGGATAAACTGACTGGAACGAGCGCGATTGGGCATGTGCGTTATGCGACTGCTGGTGAAGCTTCTGTTGATAACATTCAGCCCTTCCTCTTTCGCTTTCACGATATGCAGTTTGGACTTGCTCATAACGGAAACCTGACCAATGCCGAATCGCTCAAGAAAGAATTGGAACAAAGAGGAGCTATTTTCAGTTCAACTTCGGACTCGGAAATTTTGGCACACCTCATTCGTCGGAGTCACAATCCGAACTTGATGGGCAAAATCAAAGAGGCGCTCAGCCTTGTCAAAGGTGGATTTGCTTATATCCTGCTGTTTGAGGACAAGTTGATTGCTGCGCTTGATCCTAATGGCTTCCGTCCACTTTCTATTGGGAAAATGGCAAACGGAGCGGTGGTGGTTTCGTCAGAAACCTGTGCTTTTGAAGTTATTGGTGCTGAGTGGATTCGTGATGTGAAACCAGGGGAAATTGTGATTGTGGATGACAATGGGATTCAGTACGATAGCTATACGAATGATACCCAGTTGGCGATCTGCTCTATGGAGTATATCTACTTTGCCCGTCCTGACTCTAATATCCATGGTGTTAATGTCCATACAGCTCGCAAACGTATGGGGGCTCAATTAGCGCGTGAGTTCAAGCACGAAGCGGATATTGTGGTCGGTGTGCCAAATTCCTCACTCAGCGCAGCTATGGGATTTGCAGAAGAATCTGGTCTGCCAAATGAAATGGGGCTGATCAAAAACCAATACACGCAACGCACCTTTATCCAACCGACTCAAGAATTGCGGGAGCAAGGGGTGCGGATGAAACTGTCTGCTGTTTCGGGCGTTGTCAAAGGCAAACGTGTGGTGATGGTGGATGATTCCATTGTTCGTGGGACAACCTCTCGCCGTATCGTTCAGCTTTTGAAAGAAGCAGGTGCGTCTGAGGTTCATGTTGCCATTGGTAGTCCTGCGCTAGCTTATCCATGTTTTTACGGGATTGATATCCAGACGCGTCAGGAGCTGATTGCGGCCAATCATACAGTCGAAGAGACTCGCCAAATCATTGGTGCGGATAGCCTGACCTATCTTTCGATTGATGGCTTGATTGATTCTATTGGCATCGAAACAGATGCGCCAAACGGTGGTCTCTGTGTCGCTTACTTTGACGGCGACTACCCAACTCCTCTCTACGACTATGAAGAAGACTATCGTAGAAGTTTGGATGAAAAGACCAGTTTTTACAAATAG